A stretch of DNA from Micromonospora sp. WMMD1155:
CCAGAAGCGTTCGCCGAGCAGGAACGCCAGCGCCGGCACCACGACCGTGCGGACCAGCAGGGTGTCCAGCAGGACACCGATGCAGACGATGATGCCGATCTGGGTCAGCGTGATCAGCGGCAGCACGCCGAGCACGGCGAACACCGCGGCGAGTAGCACCCCGGCGCTGGTGATCACGCCGCCGGTGACCCGCAGGGCGGAGAGCATGCCCTCCCGGGTGCCCACGCTGCGGGCGTCCTCCCGGGCCCGGGTGACCAGGAAGATGTTGTAGTCCACGCCGAGCGCCACCAGGAACACGAAGGCGAGCAGCAGGACGCCGCTGTCGAGCGCCGGGAAGTCCAGCACGTGGTCGAAGAGCAGCCACGCCGCGCCGAGGCTGGCGAAGAACGACGCGATCACGGTGAGCACCAGCAGCAGCGGCGCGAGCAGCCCGCGGAGCAGGAGCACCAGCACCGCGCCGACCAGCAGCAGGATGATCGGCAGGATCAGTCGCAGGTCGCGGTCGTTGGCCTCGTCCGAGTCGTACGTGGCGGCCACGGAGCCACCGACGATCGCCCCGGACGGCGCGTCGGCGCCGGCGACGGCCGGGGGAGCGGAGTCGGGAACGGCGGCGACCGCCGCCCGCAACGCCTCGATCGCGCGGTCCGAGGCGGTGGTGCCCGGCTCGGCCTCCAGGACCACGTCGACCTGGGCCACCGCCGCACCGGCGTCGCCGGGGCGCGCCGAGGCGACGCCGGGCACGGCGGCGGCGGCGTCGGTGACCGCCCCCACCGCGCCCGGGGTGGTGAGCACGGCCACCGGTTGGGTGCTGCCGGCGGGGAACGCCCGGGCCAGCGTCTGCGCCCCGGTCACCGCCTCGGGCTCGGCCCGGAACTGCTCGGTCTCGGACAGGCCGGTGCGGATCCCGAGCCCACCCAGGGCCAGACCACCCAGCAGGACGGTGGCCAGCACCGCGACCACCACCGGACGGCGTTCCACGGCCGCGCCGAGCCGACCCCAGAGCCGTCCCTCCCGGGCCGGGCCCCCGACGCGCGGGACGAACGGCCAGAACAGGCCCCTGCCGAACAGCACCAGGACGGCGGGGAGCACGAACAGGGCCGAGAGCATGGCGAAGACCACACCGGTGGCGCAGGCCACCGCCAGTGCCCGGTTGGTCTCCTGCTCGCTGAGCAGCAGGGTGAGGACGCCGAGGACCACGGTGCCACCGCTGGCCAGGATCGGCTCGGCGGTGCGGCGCAGCGCGGCGCGCATCGCCGCGAAGCGGTCCTCCGTACGCCGCAGCTCCTCCCGGTACCGGGCGATGAGCAGCAGGGCGTAGTCGGTGGCGGCGCCGAAGACCAGCACGCTGGCGATGCCGGTGACCTGGCCCTGCTGGAGGTTGATGCCGACGGCCGGGACGATGGTGTCCACCGCGCGCAGGGTGAGCTGCTCGGTCGCCGCGACCACGACCAGCGGCACGATCCACAGGAACGGGCTGCGGTAGGTGATCAGCAGGAGCACCGCCACGACGGCGGCGGTCACCGCGAGCAGGGTGATGTCGGCGCCGTCGAACACCGAGGAGAGGTCGGCCGTGAAGGCGGGTGCGCCGGTCACGTCGGCACTCAGCCCGTCGGGCAGGTCCGACAGCGCGTCGCGCAGGTCGGTCACCGTCGCGGTGACGGCCTCCTGCCCGCCGGCGGTGTCGACCGGTACGACGACCAGGGCGACGGTGCCGTCCGGGGAGACCTGGGCGGGGCTGACCCGGCCGCCCGCCGCGAAGCGGCGCAGCTCGCCGGCGCGGGTGTCGACGCTCGCCCGGTCGGCCTCGCTCAGCGCGCCACCGTCGCCGCGGCTGACCACCACGATGGCCGGCTGCACGTCGCTCGCGGGCAGCTGGTCCTGGAGGCGCTGCACCTGGGTCGACTGCCACTGCGCGGACAGGCCGGTGGCCGAGACCGGTGCCGGGTTGTCCGGCTGGGGTGTCCCGAAGACGATCGCGGCGACGACGATCGCCGCGGCCACGGTGAGCCAGGCGGCCAACCGGCCTCGGGCGACTCTGGTGAACACAGACATCAGGATTGACCTCGGGGTCCTTCGGGAGTCGAGTATCTCGATGATCGAGATTATCGACGGCTGTTCTATGCTGCAACCCGAGAGACGGACGACGGGGGAAAGCGGCGCGAGGTGGCGACTCACGGCATGTACCGGCGGCGCGACACGCGCCGCGAGCAGCTGGTCGCGGAGATCACCAACAACCTCCGGCGGTACGCGTCGGACGCCCAGCAGGTCGGCCACGCCTTCGCCAACCTGCACGGGCTCAACCCGACCGACCTCCAGGCGTTGATCGCCGTGATGGACGCCGAACTGCTCGGTGAGCCGATCACCCCCGGCCGCCTCGGTGAGCAGCTCAACCTCTCCTCCGGCTCGGTCACCGCCCTGATCGACCGGCTCGAGCGGGCCGGTCACATCCGCCGGGACCGGGACACCGTCGACCGGCGCAAGGTGCTGCTGCACTACGCCGACCAGGGAGCCGCCCTCGCCATGGAGTTCTTCCAGCCCCTCGGCGCGCGTACCGACACGGTGATGGACCGCTTCGGCGACGACGAGCTGGAGATCGTGCACCGGTTCCTGGCCGACATGGGCGAGTCGCTGCGGGACCATCGGGACGCGGTACGCGCCGCCCGCCCCGAGCCGCCCCGCCGCCCGACGGGCTGACCGGTGCCGGACCGGCTCCTCGCCCGCCTCGCCGCCGCCGCGCTGCGGCTACCACCCACCCGACCCGGCCCGGTGCGGGTCACCCGCGACATCCCGGTCCGGGCCCGCGACGGTGTGGTGCTGCGCACCGACCACTACGCCCCGGCGGCCCGGGACGCGCCGACCGTGCTGATCCGCACCCCGTACGGGCGGGGTGGACCGCTGCGGCTGCTCGGCCGGCTGCTCGCCGCCCGGGGCCGGCACGCGGTCATCCAGGCGTGCCGGGGCACCGACGGCTCCGGCGGCACGTTCGCGCCGCTCGTGCACGAGCGCGACGACGGAGTGGACACCCTGGACTGGCTGCGCCGCCAACAGTGGTGGGCCGGCCGGCTCGGCATGTTCGGGGTCAGCTACCAGGGCTTCGCGCAGTGGGCGCTGGCCGCCGACGCCGACGAGGACCTGCGCGCGATGGTCGCGGTGGTGACCGCGTCGGCCACCCGGGACTCGACGTACGCGGGGGAGTCCTTCGCCCTGGACACGGTGCTGACCTGGGCGGAGTTGCTGCACGCACAGACCGTGCCGTGGCCGGCCCGGCAGTGGGAGCTCAAGCGTGGGCAACCCCGGCTCGTCGCCGCGCTGCGGCACCTGCCGTTGGCCGACGCCGACCGGGTGGCCACCGGCGTGACCATCCCCTTCTTCCAGGAGTGGCTGCGCCACCACGATCCGGGTGCCGTCTACTGGCGGACCCGGGTCTTCGCCGACCGGGTGGCCCGGGTGCGGGCGCCGGTGGCCATGGTCAGCGGCTGGCACGACATCTTCCTGCCCGCCCAGCTCGACGACTACGCCACGCTGCGCACCACCGGAGCGCAGCCGCGCCTGGTGATCGGCCCGTGGACGCACGGCAGCCCCGGCCTGTTCGCGGCCGCCCTGCGCGAGGGACTGGCCTGGCTCGACGAGCACCTCACCGCCGCGCCGCGCTCGCCCGTCCCGTCCCGGCCGCCCGTGCGCATCTACGTCACCGGCCCCGGCGGCGGATGGCGGGACCTACCCGACTGGCCGCCCTCGGCGGCGCAGACCGCGTGGCACCTGCATCCGGGTGGGGAGCTGGCGGTGCGCCCGCCGGTCGGGTCGGCCCCGGACGAGTTCCGGTACGACCCGGCCGACCCGACCCCGTCGGTGGGTGGGCCGCTGCTCGTCGCCCAGCGCGCCGGTCCGGTGGACAACCGGCACGTCGAGGCCCGCCCCGACGTGCTGACCTACACCAGCGCCCCGCTGACCGCGCCGGTCGAGGTGATCGGCCCGGTCCGCGCCGAGATTCACATCCGCTCCGAGCTGTCGCACCTGGACGTCTTCGTGCGACTGTGCGACGTGGACCGTCGAGGTCGCTCGTGGAACGTGTGCGACGGTCTGGT
This window harbors:
- a CDS encoding CocE/NonD family hydrolase encodes the protein MPDRLLARLAAAALRLPPTRPGPVRVTRDIPVRARDGVVLRTDHYAPAARDAPTVLIRTPYGRGGPLRLLGRLLAARGRHAVIQACRGTDGSGGTFAPLVHERDDGVDTLDWLRRQQWWAGRLGMFGVSYQGFAQWALAADADEDLRAMVAVVTASATRDSTYAGESFALDTVLTWAELLHAQTVPWPARQWELKRGQPRLVAALRHLPLADADRVATGVTIPFFQEWLRHHDPGAVYWRTRVFADRVARVRAPVAMVSGWHDIFLPAQLDDYATLRTTGAQPRLVIGPWTHGSPGLFAAALREGLAWLDEHLTAAPRSPVPSRPPVRIYVTGPGGGWRDLPDWPPSAAQTAWHLHPGGELAVRPPVGSAPDEFRYDPADPTPSVGGPLLVAQRAGPVDNRHVEARPDVLTYTSAPLTAPVEVIGPVRAEIHIRSELSHLDVFVRLCDVDRRGRSWNVCDGLVRVTPERFPAGPDGVLRVPVPLWPTAYRFAAGHRLRVQVAGGAHPRWARNTGTGEPLGTAVTLRAGWRQVLHDPAHPSALLLPIVHSAPASAPI
- a CDS encoding efflux RND transporter permease subunit; this encodes MSVFTRVARGRLAAWLTVAAAIVVAAIVFGTPQPDNPAPVSATGLSAQWQSTQVQRLQDQLPASDVQPAIVVVSRGDGGALSEADRASVDTRAGELRRFAAGGRVSPAQVSPDGTVALVVVPVDTAGGQEAVTATVTDLRDALSDLPDGLSADVTGAPAFTADLSSVFDGADITLLAVTAAVVAVLLLITYRSPFLWIVPLVVVAATEQLTLRAVDTIVPAVGINLQQGQVTGIASVLVFGAATDYALLLIARYREELRRTEDRFAAMRAALRRTAEPILASGGTVVLGVLTLLLSEQETNRALAVACATGVVFAMLSALFVLPAVLVLFGRGLFWPFVPRVGGPAREGRLWGRLGAAVERRPVVVAVLATVLLGGLALGGLGIRTGLSETEQFRAEPEAVTGAQTLARAFPAGSTQPVAVLTTPGAVGAVTDAAAAVPGVASARPGDAGAAVAQVDVVLEAEPGTTASDRAIEALRAAVAAVPDSAPPAVAGADAPSGAIVGGSVAATYDSDEANDRDLRLILPIILLLVGAVLVLLLRGLLAPLLLVLTVIASFFASLGAAWLLFDHVLDFPALDSGVLLLAFVFLVALGVDYNIFLVTRAREDARSVGTREGMLSALRVTGGVITSAGVLLAAVFAVLGVLPLITLTQIGIIVCIGVLLDTLLVRTVVVPALAFLLGERFWWPGRITREPSADVPASPEPVAARD
- a CDS encoding MarR family transcriptional regulator, encoding MYRRRDTRREQLVAEITNNLRRYASDAQQVGHAFANLHGLNPTDLQALIAVMDAELLGEPITPGRLGEQLNLSSGSVTALIDRLERAGHIRRDRDTVDRRKVLLHYADQGAALAMEFFQPLGARTDTVMDRFGDDELEIVHRFLADMGESLRDHRDAVRAARPEPPRRPTG